The window AACAAAATTAAACCGGTAAACAAAATTAACTATTGAAACTAAGACAGATCTACGATTACTAGACGAGGAAACAAGTAAATAGAATTCAAAATATCATAACCATGCAAATGCGAACAGATCTACACGTCGGATGCTTTacccactccggatccaagcaatCCACAACAATCAAACTCCGTTTCCATCTTCGATCTTCACAGATTCCACtagattcaaccgatcaactaCAAATCTCCATGCaattcaaactccaaactcagaTCAACCAACAATATCCACCAAAACAAACAGATAACATGACAACATAACTGAAACCAAAATAGCAATTTCCAAAGCAAAATACGAAGTATCTAACGAGAGAATAACAAACACgaccgagcttcgaacagAGAAGACTCGGGAAATACGAAATATAAACAGAAAGCAATAAAGGATTGTATCTTCACCTTcgtagagacggtgttacacCACAACTGAACCAGAATCGTGAACCCCCAAATGATTTAGTGTGTGTGaagagaaaatggaaaagcTAAGCTAAAAGCCGATGTTGAGAGGAGTCCCTTTTCATGTTGAtcgcgtgctcttatttatagtagaTAGAGCTTCTATACTGTTCTTGTGATTCCCATTTTTCCCTCCGTTTGGATGCTCCTTCGTCTAGCAACTCTTCCCTCTTCTGCTCACTTCTCCCGCCAACTTCTTCCTCCAGGTAATCTTCGTCTTTTTCCTGGGGCTGACggtttctctacacacctggcttagacccaggaaatcacaaaatttatccccataaccaatgcatgaaattagccttatcaataACCCACGTACAATTATGAGGAGAAGCTCAGTTAATGCAGTAAAGGAGCAAGAAGGAGAAGGGGTTGGAGACAGAATAGATCGGTTGGAGAAGGCACTTCTAAGTggaattgaaaagaaaaattcccCTATCTCGCAGTAGAAAGAGAAACCGCCAGGTCCGGAGGAAAATCAACTCCAACTCTACTATGGTCAACCGCCTGATGGAGAATTCCAAGCCCAGGTCAACGCTGTGGGGGATTGGAATCAGAATAATCAGAGTACAAGCTGGAATCAGTGGAAAATTAAGGAGTCCCCGTGGAGAGACAATCCTTGTTTCAGATGGGGTGATGGAAATCAACAGCTTCAACTGCAGTACCCAGGTCCAGCAGAGACCCAGCAGAATTGGCCCAACCGTAATCAAGAAGGACCACTGCACAACTCAAACTGGTCAGGGAAGAACCAGGAATGGCCAAATAACTGGAGCTACCGTTATCAAGGGGACCAACCCAATTGGAGCAATAGGATCCAGAGTAACCAAGGGAATTCTTATGTGCCACCGCACCAGAGGAATGCCACTGGAAATAATCAGAATTTCCAGCATAACcaccaagggaatcaagggtcagGGAACCAGTTCAACAACAATCAGGAAGGTCAGGGAAACTATCACCAAGGTCAAGGGAGTGGATCAAATCACAACCAAGGGCCAATTTCCAATCAGCCCAATTATAGGCCCCAGAGGAATCTGGATGACATGATGCATGACCTAGTCAGCTCTCAACAACATATGCAGAACAACATGCAGGCCAATAATGATGTGGTACACAAAATTCAAGATGCCCAATAGGAGCAAAAGTCTGCTATGGACATGTTGGCTAAACAAATGTCTCAATTAGCAACTTCGTTGAATGAGATGAGGGGAAACGAGGGGAGAATACCAGCTTCGGTAAAACCACCTGACCGGGCAAACTTCAGTCAGATCACTCTGAGGTCGGGATGTGGTTATGAAGGTCCTCTGATGAAGGATGATGAGAATGTACCCCCCATGATGAACAAGGAGGAATGAAGTTCTTCCCCTAATCAAAGGGATACTGAGACAAGAAGTACCAGAGTAGAAGGTGACCTCTAAAAAGGTGATTTGGAAAAGCCACTGCCCCGTATGGCTGATCCATTCTTCCTAGACCCAGAGCCTGAAGTGGAGATTGAAGACATAAGAAAGGAGACCAGAGAATCTACAGCTGGGGGTTCAGTAGGAGCGTTGAAACGCATGAAGCCATTGCCTCACCGAGGGGaagccaagaagaagaaggatgacACGGAAGacttcatggagatttttgGCAAGTTGGAAATCAATCTGCTGTTCCTGCAGGCTCTGAAGCTTCCTACTTTTAGCAAATTCATCAAGGTGTTTATTGCTGGAAAAACCAAACCATCGGGAAGATAGTGATTGGAGAGAACGTGTCAGCTGtaatacaaaagagaaggatgccatcaaaatgcacagacccagCCAGGTATGTTCACCTTGCCCATTTCTTTGGGAGACATTAAAATtgagcatgcaatgtgtgatcTAGGAGCCTCGATAAATGTTTTACCTCTTTCAATATATAAGAAGTTGATAGGGGTAAGTCTGGTTGACACGAAAGTAGTCATTCAGTTGGCTGATAGAACATGCATCTCACCCGAAGGTGTACTAGAGAATGTGATAGTTAAGGTGCATGATTTCCTGTACCCAACTGATTTTcatgtaataaaaatgagtgagaaCGAATCTGCTGAGTCTAGCGGAGTGCTTCTAGGAAGACCATTCCTACGCACCGCTAAGACTATAATTGATGTGTTTGACGGGACTATATGCCTAGACTATCATGGGGAGAAATACACCTTTAGCATTGATGAAGCCATGAAGAAACCATTGgatgttgaaaatttgcatGCTATCGATGTTATTAACCCGCTGGTCTAGGAATACCTTGAGACCGAATTAATGCAGGAACAATTCAACAATTCAGAATTAAGTCACTCTATTGACAAAGAGGTAGCAGGATGGTGTGAGACCCTATTGACTCGGGACATGTCAGACGAACAGATCAATGAAGCGGTCATGGCATTCTCCCACCAATCACTATCATTCGAGTCAACTGGTTCTGTTCAAGAAAAAAGCCCAGACGAGGCAACTGACTTGGGAGAAATGACAACTAAGAACTTGGAAAAGAATCCCCTGCCCCAGGAAACTATCACACCCAAGAAGGAGTTAAAGAAATTGCCCGAGAGCCTAAAGTGTGCCTACCTTGGAGAAGATGAAACCTTCCCGGTGATAATCAACAGTCATTTAACAGCTGAACAAGTGGATAAGTTACTGGAAGTAATCAGAAGAAACAAGAAGGCCATATGATGGACTCTCTCAGACCTCAGCCCTGACCTTTGTATGCATCACATCAGATTGGAAGAAGGGGCGAAGGCTCATAGAGACCCGCAGCGTAAGCTGAACCCGAACATGAGAGAGGAAGTTCTGAAAGAAGTCCTGAAGTTGCTATCTTTAGGTATTATTTACTCAATTCTAGACAGTGAATGGGTCAGCCCAGTTCACATGGTGCCATAGAAGTCAGGGATACAAGTGATTGAGAACGATAAGAATGAGTTGGTATCTACTCGGTTGGTGACTGGATGGAGAATGTGCATTGACTACCGGAAGCTTAACGGAGCCACTAGAAAGGATCACTTTCCTTTACCCTTCATCGATCAGATGTTGGAAAGATTGGCTGGAAAGGAATATTTCtgtttccttgatggataTAGTGGGTATTTCCAGATATATGTGGATCCTGAAGACCAAGAGAAGACAACCTTTACCTGTCCGTTCGGCACTTATGCATACAGAAGAATTTCGTTTGGTCTATGCAATGCACCAGGCACCTTCCAGCGTTGTATGATGAGCATCTTCTCAGACCTGCTGGAGGTGTATATTGAGATTTAATGGATGATTTCACGGTGTATGGAAATTTCTTTGATTCTTGTTTAGCCAATCTGGATCTGGTGCTGAGAAGATGTCAGGAGAAGAATTTGGtcctaaattttgaaaaatgccATTTCATGGTACCCGAAGGAATAGTCCTCGGACATGTGGTCTCGGAGAGAGGTATCCAAGTGGATAAGGCCAAAGTGGATGTGATCTCGAAGCTGCCCTACCCTACGAATCGGAAGGAAGTTAGAGGATTCATGGGGCATGCAGGATTCTATAGAAGGTTCATCAGAGACTTTGCAAAGATTGCACAACCACTCACTCATCTCTTGCACAATGATTTGGAGTTCGTCTTTAATGAAGACTACAAGAAGGCATTTCAAATGTTAAAGGATAAGCTCGTCTCTGCACCAATGATTAGGGCACCAGATTGGAATCACCCGTTCGAGGTAATGTGTGATGCAAGTGACTTCGCAGTAAGAGCGGTCCTGGGTCAGAGGATTGAAGGGAAGAGTTATGTCATTTTCTATGCCTCGAAGACCCTCAACCAGGCTCAAaagaactatgataccacAGAAAAAGAGATGTTGGCCGTGGTATACTCATTTGAGAAATTCTGACCGTACCTGATGTCTTCCCCGAGGAACATCTTTACTATCTGGGAAGATCTGCTGGACCTATTAACTGGGAAACAGTGTTGGTAGTAACAGGTCCAGGAATAGCAGACAAAGGGAAGCATCCGTTGAATACAGAGCCATGGTTCGCTGACCTGGCTAATTACTTAGTCACCGGAGAGATGCCAGGATCCCAAGAAGTTTCCCGGGCCTAAAGAATGAAGTTGAAGAGTGAAGCCAAATACTACTTTTGGGACGATCCCTACCTCTGGAAGATGTGCTCAGACTAAGTAATCCGATGATGCATTCCAGAATGGGAACAGATGGACGTGCTCCATTATTGCCACGCCCTGGCATGCGGAGGTCACTTTGGACCTAGGAAGATTGCCAGAAAGGTCTTGGACAGTGGATTCTATTGGCCAACACTGAACAAAGATTCTTTTGAATACTGTCAATGCTGTGAGAGATGTCAACAGACAGgaggaatttcaaggagggacgaGATGCCCCAAGTGCCTATAGTGATTTGCGAGATCTTTGACTTATGGGGGATGGACTTTATGGGACCGTTCCCATCTTCTTATGGTAACACTTACATCTTGGTTGTAGTGGACTATGTATCCAAATGGATAGAGGCAAAGGCTACACCCACCTGTGAATCGAAGGAAGTAGCTAAATTTCTGAAGGCGAACATCTTCAACCGGTATGGGGTACCCAGAG is drawn from Salvia hispanica cultivar TCC Black 2014 chromosome 6, UniMelb_Shisp_WGS_1.0, whole genome shotgun sequence and contains these coding sequences:
- the LOC125194747 gene encoding uncharacterized protein LOC125194747, giving the protein MSENESAESSGVLLGRPFLRTAKTIIDVFDGTICLDYHGEKYTFSIDEAMKKPLDVENLHAIDEQFNNSELSHSIDKEVAGWCETLLTRDMSDEQINEAVMAFSHQSLSFESTGSVQEKSPDEATDLGEMTTKNLEKNPLPQETITPKKELKKLPESLKCAYLGEDETFPVIINSHLTAEQVDKLLEKSGIQVIENDKNELVSTRLVTGWRMCIDYRKLNGATRKDHFPLPFIDQMLERLAGKEYFCFLDGYSGYFQIYVDPEDQEKTTFTCPFGTYAYRRISFGLCNAPGTFQRCMMSIFSDLLEVYIEI